In Dehalococcoidia bacterium, a genomic segment contains:
- a CDS encoding gamma-glutamyltransferase — protein sequence MKGVVAAPQVEAVEVARQVFREGGNAVDAAVAVAFAQGVVDPQMTSLGGWGMALVFHAPSGQHLALDFCGRAPLKATPDMWAPKVKRRLRFDLWELEGHINEVGYLAVTVPGNLAGYWELHRRFGKLPWKAVVEPAIALAEQGFAIPGELAQMWRRPPSQEGVLAMRDILTATPASARLFTKEGRLYEAGEWFRNPDYANTLREVALHGPQVFYEGWIAEKIVDDFARNGGLLTLEDFKTYKVKVRTPVESTYRGMRVTGTTPPSSPVQVMEVLNILEGLDPADMPFGSSNYVWAMALAQKASFVDRALYLGDPDFQPVPVDLFLSKAHAAQWREKVLRNLPFEVPGTVVAEPAHTTTVSAIDEEGTAVALTHTLSTPASGVVVEGL from the coding sequence ATGAAAGGCGTCGTGGCTGCACCCCAGGTAGAGGCGGTGGAGGTGGCCCGCCAGGTGTTCCGCGAGGGGGGCAACGCTGTGGATGCGGCGGTGGCCGTGGCCTTCGCCCAGGGCGTGGTGGACCCCCAAATGACCTCTCTGGGCGGGTGGGGAATGGCCCTGGTGTTTCACGCCCCCTCGGGCCAACACCTGGCGCTGGACTTCTGCGGGCGAGCCCCCCTCAAGGCCACCCCTGACATGTGGGCCCCCAAAGTGAAGCGTCGCCTGCGCTTTGACCTTTGGGAGCTGGAGGGGCACATCAACGAGGTGGGCTACTTGGCGGTAACGGTGCCGGGCAACCTCGCCGGCTACTGGGAACTACACCGACGTTTCGGCAAACTCCCTTGGAAGGCTGTTGTGGAGCCGGCCATCGCCCTGGCCGAGCAGGGTTTCGCCATCCCCGGCGAACTGGCCCAGATGTGGCGACGCCCGCCCTCCCAGGAGGGCGTTCTGGCGATGCGGGACATCCTGACTGCCACTCCAGCCTCGGCGCGCCTGTTCACCAAAGAGGGACGCCTTTACGAGGCGGGGGAGTGGTTCCGCAACCCCGACTACGCCAACACCCTGCGGGAGGTGGCCCTGCACGGCCCTCAGGTGTTTTATGAGGGCTGGATCGCCGAGAAGATAGTAGACGACTTCGCCCGCAACGGGGGCCTCCTCACCCTAGAAGATTTCAAGACCTATAAGGTCAAGGTGCGGACACCGGTGGAATCCACCTATCGGGGGATGCGCGTCACGGGGACAACCCCGCCCTCGTCGCCAGTCCAGGTCATGGAGGTGTTGAACATTTTGGAGGGTCTTGATCCCGCCGATATGCCCTTTGGTTCTTCCAACTATGTTTGGGCGATGGCCCTAGCCCAGAAGGCGTCGTTCGTGGACCGCGCCTTGTACCTGGGCGACCCCGACTTCCAGCCCGTACCCGTAGACCTTTTCCTGTCCAAAGCCCACGCCGCCCAGTGGCGGGAGAAGGTGCTCCGCAACCTGCCCTTTGAGGTGCCTGGCACAGTGGTGGCCGAGCCTGCCCACACCACCACCGTCTCCGCCATAGATGAAGAGGGGACGGCTGTCGCTTTGACGCATACTTTGTCCACACCCGCTTCGGGCGTGGTGGTGGAAGGGCT
- a CDS encoding polysaccharide deacetylase, translating to MAGIWPEDIRCVVMLTFDVDGKALWIRRNPAFARYPSLMSMGEYGPRVATPRILDVLDTFGIKATFFIPGFVAETHADLVRDIVRRGHEVGHHGYMHEAPATCTPEEEVAVLDKGITILESLTGQKPLGYRSPSWELSERSLPLLASRGFLYDSSLMGDDAPYWVSAGEGRRLIEIPVHWEWDDFPYFAYAPSANIRGPMHSPDAVFAAWAAGFEGVYRWGRAFCLTMHPQVIGRPGRLLLLERLIRHMRSFPGVAFLRCRDVAEMWAAQHAPDPVVEP from the coding sequence ATGGCCGGTATCTGGCCAGAGGACATCCGCTGTGTGGTGATGCTCACCTTTGATGTGGACGGCAAGGCGTTGTGGATACGGCGCAACCCCGCCTTCGCCCGCTACCCGTCCCTGATGTCCATGGGGGAATACGGCCCCCGGGTGGCCACCCCCCGCATCCTGGACGTGCTGGACACCTTCGGCATCAAGGCCACCTTCTTCATCCCCGGTTTCGTGGCGGAGACCCACGCGGATCTAGTGCGGGACATCGTCCGCCGCGGGCACGAGGTGGGCCACCACGGGTATATGCACGAGGCCCCCGCCACTTGCACTCCCGAGGAGGAGGTGGCTGTGCTGGACAAGGGCATCACCATTCTTGAATCCCTCACAGGCCAGAAGCCCCTGGGGTATCGTTCCCCGTCGTGGGAACTATCGGAACGCTCCCTGCCCCTCCTGGCCAGCCGCGGGTTCCTGTACGACTCCAGCCTCATGGGGGACGACGCCCCCTACTGGGTCTCGGCCGGAGAAGGGCGTCGCCTGATAGAAATCCCCGTCCATTGGGAGTGGGACGACTTCCCTTATTTCGCCTATGCGCCTTCGGCCAACATTCGGGGGCCGATGCACAGCCCCGATGCCGTCTTTGCCGCATGGGCGGCGGGCTTTGAAGGGGTGTATCGTTGGGGGCGGGCCTTTTGCCTCACCATGCACCCCCAAGTCATCGGACGACCGGGGCGTCTTCTGCTCCTGGAGCGCCTGATACGCCACATGCGCTCTTTCCCGGGGGTAGCGTTCCTACGGTGTCGGGATGTGGCGGAGATGTGGGCGGCACAACACGCCCCCGACCCCGTCGTAGAGCCCTAA
- a CDS encoding cupin domain-containing protein, which produces MPILRHADSPVQQPWQGVSSRGVVRKEVGAERLTVNEITLAPGAFIPLHIHPTHEEAIVILEGEVEATLGDSVQRIAGGHTVLAPTGVKHMLKNVGTRPARILAIFPTTDPQRHLL; this is translated from the coding sequence ATGCCCATCCTACGCCACGCCGACAGCCCCGTCCAACAGCCCTGGCAGGGTGTCTCCAGCCGGGGGGTGGTGCGCAAAGAGGTGGGGGCGGAGCGCCTAACCGTCAACGAGATCACCCTCGCCCCGGGGGCGTTCATCCCCCTGCACATCCACCCCACGCATGAAGAGGCCATCGTTATTCTGGAGGGAGAGGTGGAGGCGACCTTGGGCGACAGCGTCCAACGGATTGCGGGGGGACATACGGTGCTGGCCCCCACAGGGGTGAAGCACATGCTGAAAAATGTGGGGACGCGCCCCGCCCGCATCCTGGCCATCTTCCCCACCACCGATCCCCAGCGCCACCTGCTGTAA